A part of Periophthalmus magnuspinnatus isolate fPerMag1 chromosome 14, fPerMag1.2.pri, whole genome shotgun sequence genomic DNA contains:
- the LOC117380976 gene encoding LOW QUALITY PROTEIN: terminal nucleotidyltransferase 5C-like (The sequence of the model RefSeq protein was modified relative to this genomic sequence to represent the inferred CDS: inserted 1 base in 1 codon): MKTRDLDIGLTEVIPIYGRGNFPTLQVRAKDIIRVVKERLVERDIPVKDIRLNGATASHVLVRDNGLGYKDLDIIFGVDLPRQEDFQVIKEVVLGSLRDLLPCGVNRRKITCLTMKEAYVQKMVKVFNEHDRWSLISLSNNRAKTVGLRFVSSLRRHFEFSVDSFQIILDRMLEGGQCGSNLWTGSSVETTITVEAECMYGDFQQALHHLQNNLIATHHPEEIRGGGLLKYSDLLVRDFRPASDTEIKXLERYMCSRFFIDFPDVSEQQRKIEAYLQCHYIGSDEASKYDYLMTLRRVIDESTVCLMGHERRQTLNMITVLALRVLGEQNAIPNTANVTCFYQPAPYMTEPMYNSYFISQTQPPLVYHPYPLHVHLQSGLV; the protein is encoded by the exons ATGAAAACCCGAGACCTAGACATAGG TCTGACTGAAGTGATTCCCATCTATGGGAGAGGAAACTTCCCCACTCTGCAAGTCCGAGCCAAAGATATAATACGAGTGGTGAAGGAGCGTCTGGTGGAGCGGGATATCCCTGTTAAAGATATACGTCTCAATGGTGCCACAGCAAGCCACGTTCTGGTAAGAGACAATGGTTTGGGATACAAAGATTTAGATATTATTTTTGGTGTGGATTTGCCCAGACAGGAGGACTTTCAAGTGATCAAGGAGGTGGTGCTGGGAAGTCTAAGAGACCTCCTCCCATGTGGCGTGAACCGGAGAAAGATCACCTGTCTGACCATGAAAGAGGCTTATGTACAAAAGATGGTGAAGGTGTTCAATGAACATGACCGGTGGAGTCTAATATCTCTATCAAACAACAGGGCCAAAACTGTTGGCCTTAGGTTTGTGAGCTCCCTGCGAAGACATTTTGAGTTCAGTGTTGACTCCTTCCAAATCATTTTAGACCGAATGCTCGA AGGAGGACAATGTG GGTCAAACCTGTGGACTGGGTCATCTGTAGAGACCACTATCACTGTGGAGGCAGAGTGCATGTACGGGGACTTCCAACAAGCCCTGCACCACCTCCAAAACAATCTAATTGCAACTCACCACCCAGAGGAGATCCGCGGAGGTGGGCTGCTCAAATACAGCGACCTGCTGGTCCGAGACTTTCGCCCAGCCAGTGACACAGAGATCA TCTTGGAGCGATACATGTGCTCACGCTTTTTTATAGACTTTCCAGATGTGAGTGAACAACAGCGCAAGATTGAAGCTTATTTGCAGTGCCACTACATCGGCAGTGACGAGGCCAGCAAATATGATTATCTGATGACACTGCGCCGTGTGATTGACGAGAGCACTGTGTGCTTAATGGGCCATGAGAGGCGACAGACTCTGAACATGATTACAGTCCTTGCCTTGAGGGTTTTGGGAGAACAAAACGCCATCCCAAACACTGCAAATGTCACCTGCTTTTACCAACCCGCTCCATACATGACCGAGCCCATGTACAACAGCTACTTCATCAGTCAAACCCAGCCGCCCCTTGTTTACCACCCCTACCCTTTACATGTGCACCTGCAGTCTGGCCTGGTCTAG